The following is a genomic window from Desulforhopalus sp..
GACCGCTGGATAAAGAATACCTCAGAGGTATTAAGGCCTTATGCGACCAACATAGGTTGTTGCTGATTTTCGACGAGATCCAGACCGGACTTGGCCGGACCGGGACGCTCTTTGCCCATGAACAATTGGGGGTCACCCCGGATATATTGACTATGGCCAAGGCCTTGGGTAATGGACTGCCTATCGGGGCGATGATGACTCGCGCTGATATCGCCGCAGCCTTCACCCCGGGGACACACGCCTCCACCTTTGGTGGCAACCCGGTGGCCTCGGCCGCTGCTGTGGCGGTGCTGTCGATCATGCTGGCCGATGACTTTTTCCCTGAGGTGCGGCGGAAAGGGGCCTATTTCCAGGAAAAACTGACCAGCCTCGTCGTTCGCTTTCCGGCGATTATCGATTCAGTGCGGGGCATGGGTCTGTTGATTGGAGCGGTACTCACGGAAAAAGGTGCAACCCAAGGACCGGCCATTGTTACCAAGATGTTTGAACGGGGTTTTCTCATGAATTTTGCCGGCAATATAGCCCTGCGCTTTGTTCCGCCCCTCATCGTCACGACCGAGGAAATCGACACCTTTATCGATGCTCTTGGCGAGGTGCTGGCAGAAATGAGCGATAGATAACGGTGAAAATGCGCTAAAACCAAGGATATCCGGGGGAAATGTTTTGCAAATCGCCGTTCTTTTAGGTAATGATTACATCTTTCTCCCCTGATCCAGAGAAGCGGGGGCTCCGCTTCTCAATGGGACTCGATTTTGACGAAGACCAACACGGGGAGGTAACCAAGGGGGTGTCTCCCCGCTGTTTTTAGAGGTGTACAGAGTGCCGAAGCATTTTAGATCATTACAGGAATTCTCGAAAAATGAGTTGACTGGTCTTATTAACCGGGCAATTGAACTAAAAAGTGAAAAAAAGGCCGGAAAGATCCATCAGCAATTAATGGGTAAGACCATTGGCTTGATTTTTGAAAAACCATCGACCAGGACTCGGGTATCCTTCGAGTCGGCCATGTACGGCTTGGGCGGACAGGTCATATTTTTATCGGGCCGTGATACCCAGCTGGCGAGATCGGAACCGCTCAAGGACATGTCCAGGGTCATGTCCCGTTACGTTGACGGTATGGTTGTTCGGACCTTCGGTCAGGAGGTGGTCGAGGAACTGGCCGCCTATGCTACGGTTCCGGTTATCAATGCCCTGACCGACCTGCATCACCCCTGCCAGGTGCTGAGCGATATCATGACGGTCATTGAGAAAAAAGGAGCGATCGAGCCCCTGCGCATTGCCTGGGTGGGAGACGGCAATAACATGGCCAACTCCTGGATTCAGGCGGCCGGGATACTCGGTTTCGAATTGGTTCTCGCCTGTCCGCAGGGCTATGAGCCGGATGCGGCAATACTTGCGGAGAGCAGGAAGATAGCCGGAAAACCGATCGTCCTCGTCGAAGACCCGGAGGTTGCGGTTCGCGGTGCGGCCGTCATCAACGTCGATGTCTGGGCATCCATGGGCCAGGAGGACGAGCAGGAGGAAAGAATCGGCATTTTCAGTAAATATCAGCTCAATCATCAGTTATTGGCTAAGGCCCCGGCTGACTGCATTGTCCTGCATTGTTTGCCTGCCCATCGCGGCGAGGAGATAACCGATGAGGTTCTTGAGTCGACGCAGTGCGTGGCCTTTGATCAAGCAGAAAATAAGATGCACATCCATAAGGCGATTCTCGAAAGCCTGATTGGTTGATGTTGTAAAAGGAAAGAATATAAAAATAATTAGGGGTTTGCTCCATGAGTGTAAACAAGATTGTTCTCGCCTATTCCGGAGGTCTCGATACCTCGGTAATTTTAAAGTGGCTTGCCGAGGAGTATAAATGCTCGGTGATCGCCTATTCCGCTGACATCGGTCAGGAAGAGGACTGGGATGCGGTAACTCGCAAGGGGCTGGCCACCGGCGCTGAGAAGGTGATTGTTTCCGATCTGAAGAAGGTCTTTGTCGAAGACTATATCTTTCCGGCTTTCCGGGCCAATGCCATCTACGAAGGCTCCTATCTTCTCGGCACCTCACTGGCCCGGCCGCTGATTGCCAAGGAACAGGTGCGCATCGCCCTTGCTGAGGGTGCCGATGCGGTGAGCCATGGGGCAACTGGAAAAGGCAACGATCAGGTGCGTTTTGAGCTTGCCTATATTGCCCTTGCACCATCTCTGAAGATCATTGCCCCCTGGCGGATCTGGAGTCTCAATTCCCGGCAGAAATTGGTGGAGTTCGCTCAGGATCATAATATCCCAGTGCCGGTGACCAAGGAGAAGCCGTATAGCTCCGACGAGAATCTGCTGCATATCAGCTTTGAGGGCGGAATTCTCGAAGACCCCTGGAACGAGCCGGAAGAGGCAATGTTCAAGCTGACCGTCGCCCCGGAAAAGGCCCCCGACAAACCGGCCTATCTGGAAATCACCTTCGAGGGCGGCAGCCCGGTGGCCCTTGATGGCGTGGCCATGGAACCACTGGCCCTCTTTACCGAGCTTAATCGCCTGGGAGGTGCCAACGGTATCGGCCGTCTTGATCTGGTGGAGAACCGATTCGTCGGCATGAAGTCGCACGGTGTCTATGAGACCCCGGGTGGTACTATCCTGCGCACTGCCCATCGCGATCTCGAAACCATCACCCTCGACCGTGAGGTCTTGCGTATCCGCGACTCTCTCGTGCCACGGTATTCCGAGCTGATCTATAACGGTTTCTGGTTCTCGCCGGAGCGGGAGTTGTTGCAAAAGACCATGGACGAGACGCAGAAGACGGTGAACGGCGTCGTCCGCTTGAAACTCTACAAGGGCAATTGCACCCCGGTCGGGCGTAAATCCGATCAATCACTGTACCAGGTTAATTTTGCTACCTTTGAAGAAGACACTGTCTACAATCAGGGCGATGCCACCGGCTTTATCCGGCTCAACGGCTTGCGTTTGAAAATCAATGCCCTGCAGGGGCGGTGCAGTAAATAGGACCCGGTCATGACTGTGCAGAAAAAGAGCGGCTCGGCAAAGATGTGGGGAGGGCGGTTTGGCGAGGGTACTGCTGCCTCGGTGGAGGCCTTTACCGCCTCTATCCACTACGATTGCCGGTTGTATAAATACGATATTGCCGGCAGCAAGGCCCACGCCGCCATGCTTGCCGACGGTGGCATATTGTCCCGGGAAGAGCTTACGGCCATAACCGATGGTCTTACGGCAATCGAAAAAGAGATCAGCGAAGGGACCTTTCAATTCCGGCGTGAGCTGGAAGATGTCCACATGAATATCGAAAAGGCCTTAGTTGAGCGCATAGGTCCAGCGGGTGCGAAGTTGCACAGCGGCCGCAGCCGCAACGATCAGGTTGCCCTTGATTTCAAGCTCTATCTGCGCGATCAGTGTGACGAGGTGCTTGTTCTCCTGGATGGTGTTCGCCGGGCCTTTGTGCTTCTTGCCAGGAAATATCTTGGTCGGATAATGCCGGGATATACCCATTTACAACGGGCACAGCCGGTGCAGATAGCTCATCATATGCTGGCTTACTATGAGATGTTCAGCCGTGACCGGGAACGAATGGTCGATTGCCGCAAGCGCCTTAACCTCTCGCCACTCGGCTGCGCGGCACTAGCCGGTACCGGCTTGCCCATCAACCGGGAGCAGGTGGCAAAAGACCTTGGTTTTGCCGGGGTAACAGCAAACTCGATGGATACCTCGGGTGACCGGGATTTTGCTATCGAGTTCACCAGTTGTTGCACCATCATTCAGCTGCACCTTTCCAGGCTGTCGGAAGAACTCGTTCTCTGGTCGAGTCAAGAGTTTGATTTTGTAAACATATCCGATAGATTCTGCACGGGATCGTCAATTATGCCGCAGAAGAAAAATCCGGATATTCCAGAATTGATCAGGGGCAAGTGCGGGCGGGTCGTTGGCAGCCTGATGACCCTTATCACCTTGGTGAAGGGCTTGCCGCTGACCTATAACCGCGATCTTCAGGAAGACAAGGAACCGGTTTTCGATACCGTCGATACGGTTACTGCCTCCCTTGCCATTATGGCGGAACTTCTGGAGAATCTCACCTTCAAAACGGAGCGGATGGCGGCGGCTACCGGTAAGGGTTGCATGACGGCAACCGATCTTGCCGACTATTTGGTATTGAAAAATGTACCCTTCCGCGAAGCCCATGCAATAGTCGGCCGGGCAGTTGCCTATTGTCTCGAAAAGGAGCGCGAATTGCCGGAACTGAGTTTGTCTGAGCTCGGGCAGTTTTCCGAGGTCATCGGTGAGGATGCCTTCGAGGTGTTACGTGTCGAAGGGTCGGTCAATAGTCGGATTTCCACGGGAGGAACCGGTGTTCTGAGAGTGGAAGAAGCATTAGTGACGGCGGAAAAAAAACTGGGGATCGGATTATGAGAAAAAGATGCTTTTTACGGATAATGGGAATTTTCTTTGTTGGTGCATTCTTGTTTTTGGCCGGAGGGTGCGGCGTTAAGAACAAACCAGTCCCACCCGCCAGTGTCGTGCCGGAGGCAATCGGTGACCTGCGGCATACAATTTCCGACAAAGGGGTGCAGCTGACCTGGTCGTACCCGGTTCGAACCGTTAAAGGATCGATTGTCGAGGATATCTCTTCTTTTGAATTGTTCCGCGCGGAAATCCCCTTGAATGCATACTGCGAGAGTTGCCCGGTACCATATGCGGACCCGGTGACGGTTGAGGGTGGGGCGCCGATGGATGGCAAAATAAGGCGAGAGGTGAAATATGATTCCGATCTCCTGCGTTCCGGGTATAAATATTTTTACAAGGTTCGCTCGCGCACGAGCTGGCTTGCCGATAGTGCCGATTCCAACGTGGTTACCTTTATCTGGTTTGAGCCGGCAGCGGCCCCCGAAAATGTGATCGCCGTATCTGGAGATCGTCAAATTGCCCTCACCTGGCAACCGGTAACCTTGAAAACGGCTGGTACCGATTTCGCTGTCAAATATCAGATTCGCCGCAGCCTCAATGGCAAGGATTGGACCAAGATCGGTGAGCCGCTCACTGCTACCGGTTACACTGACCGCCAGGTCGGCAATGGCCAGAAATATCACTATTCAGTGCAGACTCTGACTGCCTATAAGGCTGAGCTGGCGGAAGGAGGGGTGAGTAAGGCAGTTATCGCCACGCCGATCGACCAGACACCACCACCTGCCCCATCCGGAGTTACAGCTGTGCAAACCGCTGCCGGTATCAAGGTGTTTTGGGACCGCAGTGAGATCCAGGATCTCTCCGGCTACAAGGTTTATAGGCGAACTGCTGATCAAAATACCCATGAGATAATAGGTACGATAGAGCCGACGCATACGCTCTTTGTTGATGCCAAGGCAACTGAGGGAACTCGCTACTATTATGCGGTCACCGCTCTTGATGGGGCAAAGCCCGCAAACGAGAGTGCTAAGTCACGCGAGGCCACCGTCAGGGATTAACCGTAACAAGAAGGCCACATCTTCAGATGCCCTCCCGCCACAAGAGACGTGGTTGGGGGGCTCTGTTGTCTCGGGAAGGGATAGAAGGTGACCTGGTTGTTATTCGGAAAGAGGGGTTTTTGTAAGGGGGCCAGGTTGAAAATGTTTTTGGCTCATGTACAATAACGTAAGGAGACAGCAAAAGAGATGGTACAATTTCCCATTCCTTTTGAAAAGATGAGCGGAGCCGGCAACGATTTCGTGATTGTTGATAACCGCATTTGCCGCATCCCAGCAGCTGAGCAAGCGAAATTAGCACAGCGGATTTGTAGGCGTATGTTTTCACTTGGCGCCGACGGGATGATTTTTATCGAGGAGTCGGCTACTGCCGACTTTTCCTGGAATTTTTATAACGCTGACGGGTCTGTTGCCGAAATGTGCGGCAATGGTTCCCGGTGCGCGGCACGATTTGCGTATCGCCATGGGATTGCGGGTAAAAAAATGAGATTTGCCACTCTGGCCGGTATAATCGAGGCAGAGGTCGGTGAAGATGAAGCAATGGTAAGGGTGAAAATGACCAAACCCCATGATTTTCGGCTTGGTCTCTCCCTTGTCATCGGTGATGAAGAACGGCCGGTCAGCTACGTCGATACCGGTGTACCGCATGCGGTTATTTTTGTGAAAGATGATAGTATCCCGGTGAAAACTTGGGGAAGGATGGTGCGCTTTCACCAGCTCTTTGAACCGAAGGGGGCCAATGCCAACTTCGTCAAGGTGTTGGCTGACGGCAGGTTGAAGGTGCGTACCTACGAACGCGGAGTTGAGGCCGAGACAATGGCTTGTGGCACCGGGGCGGTTGCTTCAGCACTTTTTGCAGTAATACAAAAAGGCATGGAATCACCTGTGGAGGTTGTTACCTCGGGGGGGGAGGTCCTGACTATATTTTTTGATTTGTTCGACGGGCCGGTTGCTGACAATGTTTACATGCAAGGGCTGACCAGGTTGGTTTGTGTCGGAGAACTGGTTGAAGAAGCGCTGCTATAAATAACCTGCGCAGAAAAACCATTGCAAGAAAACAGCATAGCCGTCGGATGTACGGGACGGCATATGGAGCAGTAAGGGATTGGGCGGCCAGTCATAAGGTCACATCCCAACAGCTCTTGGCCCCGATAATGGGATGTGTCTCTAGCCGGAAAAATTCTTGGTATACAGTGCTTGAAGTGTTTTTTGGAGAGACCTGATAACGATGGAAAATTTGGTTTGGGAGGAGTCATGGAAAAGTTTCACGGAGCGCTTGTTGCACTTGTGACCCCGTTTATAGACGGTAGATTGGATGAGCAGGGGTTGATAGACCTTATTGAGTTTCAGATTGCCGGCGGTACCCATGGCATTGTGCCATGTGGAACCACCGGTGAATCGGCTACTATTTTGTTTGATGAGCATAAACGGGTTATTGACCTGACCGTTAAAACCGTCAAAGGGCGAGTTCCCGTGGTTGCCGGCACCGGGGCAAACAATACTCTGGAGGCCATCGAACTCACCGAGAGCGCCAAAGAAAGCGGGGCTGACGCGGTCTTGTCGGTGGTGCCCTATTACAATAAACCGAGTCAGGAGGGGATGTACCTGCACTTCCGGGAGATTGCCGAAAAAGTTGATATTCCAATGTTTCTCTATAATGTGCCGGGGCGAACGGTGGTGAACATGCTACCGGAAACTGTGGCACGTCTCGCACAAATCGACAATATCATCGGTATTAAAGAGGCATCCGGTAGCCTGGAGCAGATTTCCGACGTAATTCGTCGTTGCCCGAAGGAATTCATCGTCCTTTCCGGTGATGATTTTACTTCAATGCCGACAGCTTTTATCGGTGGAAAGGGGGTTATCTCCGTGGTCTCCAATGTCTATCCCCAGGGTATGGCCAAAATGCTTGAGGCGGCTCTGGTCGGCAATATTGACGAAGCGAATGTGCAGCATTACAAGATGTTCGAACTGATGAAAATGATGTTCATCGAACCCAATCCGGTTCCGGCCAAAAAGGCATTGGAGTTGATGGGTAAGATTAAGAGTGGGCATCCTCGTTTGCCCCTTGCCCCGATGGGCGCGACAAATCTGGAAAAATTGCAATCGGCGATGCGGACTATCGGCCTTATATAGTTCTTTGCGTGGTGATGAACCAGTAATTCAGGCACAGGAGCAGGGGGATATGACCAAGGTAATCATTGCCGGGGCAGCCGGCAGGATGGGGCAGCGGGTGGCGTATATGGTCAATCGCCATCCACTGCTGCAATGGACAGCGGGATTTGAGGCGGCGGGGCATTCCGCTGTTGGAAAAGACGCCGGGCTGTTGGCCCTTGGTGAGGCGAATGGAGTGATCATTGGTGAGGGTATCGAATCGGTGATCGATAAAGGTGATGTAATAATCGATTTCACCTTTCACAAGGCGACTATGGAGTTTGCTCGATTAGCTGCAAGGCATGGCCGGGCCATGGTCATTGGTACCACAGGCCTCACACCGGAAAATCTGCTTGAGCTGAAGGAACTTGCCAAGAACTTTCCCTGTGTTCAGGCCCCTAATATGTCGGTCTGCGTCAATGTCATGATGAAACTGGTGAAAAAAACCGCGGCAATTCTTGGCGACGACTACGATATCGAGATCATCGAGGCCCATCACAACAAGAAAAAGGATGCACCAAGCGGTACGGCCCTAAAACTTGCCGAAATGGCCGCGGAAGGAGTGGGCAGAAATCTCAGCGAAGTCGCGGTACTGGAACGGAATGGGATTATCGGCGAGAGAGGAGCTAAAGAGATCGGTATCCAGACGATTCGGGCCGCTGATATCGTCGGCGAACATACCGTTCTCTTTGCCGGCCCTGGTGAACGGATTGAATTGATTCACCGCGCTCATAGCCGTGACCATTTTGCTCGGGGCGCCGCCGCCGCGGCAGCCTGGATTGCCGGCAGAGAGTGTGGGCTTTACTCGATGTTTGACGTCCTGGGGCTACAGGATCTTTAGGAACTTGCAGATTGGCTTCTTGTTTTTTAAGAATTAACTTCGTAAAGATATCTGGGAACTCGTGAGGGCTGGGGCTGTTTGAATGCAATACGAAGTGAAGGCGATCATCGGATTGGGTTCGAATCTTGGCAACGGACGAACCATTCTTCAGGAGGCTTGGGAATATCTCGGGACTGTTCCAGGCATTCGGCTTGGCGGGCTGTCGCGCCCATATATGACCGCTCCAGTCGGCATGATCAGCAGGCATTGGTTTACCAACGCTGTGGGGAGCGTTTACACCTTCCTTGAGGCCGGAGATCTTTTACAAAGTCTGCTGGTGATTGAGGCAAGGTTTGGTCGCACTCGAGACAACCTGTCTTTTGGGTATCAAGATCGAAGCCTTGACCTCGATTTGTTGTATTACGGTGATGTGGCAACCGATAGCCCTGAATTGACCTTGCCGCATCCGCGAATTGCCGACAGACTGTTTGTGCTGGCGCCCCTCGGTGAGGTTGAACCGGAGTTTAGAGATGTGCTCAGTGGGAAGACCATTACCGAAATGGTTGAAGAACTCCAATCGCGAATTATGTCCGGTCACTTGAAAAATCAGGAAATTATTGTTGGGAGCTGGGATTGAAGGCGCATGGTTGCGAGAGCTTTTTACTTGTATGCCAACAGCAATGATGCGGTGAATATCACTTTATGAGAAATCCAACCTCGAGGAAATTTTGACACCACTGCGGATTATTATCCTTATTGCCCTCGTCTACATCGCTTACAGAGTGATTTTTGCGAAGGGAAGGTCATTGGGTGCGGGGGGAAAAATGCGCGGCACCAGGCCAGTGGATGCTCCTGTCGCTGATACCTTGGAGGAGGACCCGGTCTGCAAGAAACTTGTACCGAGTCGCCAGGCTGTGCAGATAGAGTGGCGGGGGGAAAAAATGTATTTTTGCAGCCAGAAGTGTTGCAATACCTTTAGAATCAAACAAGGAGAAAATGAATGAAGTTCTTTATCGATACCGCCAACTTAGAAGAGATAAAAAAAGGTGTTGAGATGGGCATGGTGGATGGAGTCACTACTAATCCATCACTGATAGCCAGAGAAAACAAGCCTTTTGAAGAGATCATCGCTGAGATCTGCAAGCTGGTCGATGGACCGGTAAGTGCAGAAGTGGTGAGCCTTCAGGCAGAGGGGATGCTCGAGGAAGCGCGCAAACTTGCCAAACTTGCTGAAAATATCGTTATCAAAATTCCGATGATCGTCGAAGGTCTGAAGGCCGTAAAGAAGCTCAGTGCTGAAGGGATTAAAACCAACGTTACCTTGGTTTTTTCGGCGGCACAGGCTCTGTTGGCTGCTAAGGCAGGGGCGACGTATGTCAGCCCTTTTGTCGGCCGTCTAGACGATATCGGCAATCCGGGAATGGAATTGATCAGTGACATCGTTTCCATTTACGATAACTATGGCTACCAGAGCGAGATCATTGTGGCAAGTGTCAGGAGTCCTCAGCATGTGCTGGATGCGGCCCTCATAGGTGCTGACATCGCGACAATTCCTTTTAAGGTCATCGCGCAACTTGCCAAACATCCGCTAACTGATATTGGTATCGAGCAGTTTCTTGCCGATTGGGAAAAGAGAAAAAAATAGATGAAGAATAATCTGACCGAGCGGTTGCATCGCCACGCATTCTTTCAGGGCTTGGCAAGACTTTTTGTCCTTGCTGCCCTGAGCACGATAGCGGTTGGCCCACTGGAGGCCAGGGGGTCGATGTATATCTGCCGTGGGAAATCGGGGGCGATGAACTTTACTAACGCCCCAGTCGGTTCGAACTGTCAGATATATTCCCTGACCCAGGATACTGGCTTCAGTGCATCGTTTGGTAGTGGCGGTGGCGGTGGCGGTGATTCGAAAATGTATGATATGGATATCCACCGCATCGGCCGCCGCTATCAGGTCGATCCACCACTTATAAAGGCGATTATTCTTGCCGAATCCGATTTTGATCACCGGGCAGTGTCGCGGAAGGGGGCCTTGGGACTGATGCAGCTGATGCCCGAGACTGCACGTGAGCTGCGGGTAGGCAACCCATTCAATCCACGGGAAAATATTGATGGAGGAACCCGGTATCTGCGGCAACTTCTCGATAACTTCAATGGCAATTTGAGCTTATCACTGGCTGCTTACAACGCCGGGCCGGGACTGGTATCGCGAACCGGTGGCGTCCCGGATATCCCGGAGACACAACAATATGTGACGAAGGTGTTAAAGCATTATAAGGAATACAAACGGGTGAAAGGTATCTCACCACTCTTGGTGAAGGAGTGAGCTACGAGGACTACACCTGGTGGCCTTTTTGATGGTTTCGAAACATCGCTAATAATTGGCGAAAACTATACTAGTTACGAAAGAAAATCTAATGAGAAGACCCTGGCAGGATTTGTTTTGGGAGAAAAGTAATGGGTGAGATGCAACAGGCTCTTGAAAAAATACAACCGGCAGCCTCGCTGGATGTGCAGGGACTCAACTGCCCCCTCCCGCTCCTGCGGATTAAAAAAAGACTGGCTAAACTAGCAATAGGCGAAGTGTTACTGGTTGTAGGTGCCAAGCCCTCATCGCATCTTGATATTTATGGTTGGTGCGAGCGGGTGGGACATATGTATCTGGGGGAAAAGGAAGAATTCGGTCAATTAAGCTTTTTTATTAAACGATGCAGCTAGGCCTAATGCGCTAGAATAAAAAAATATATTTGTAATCCGAATGATTCGAGGGAAGAATGGAGCATATACAATTCTCTCAGGTCAATTTCCTCTCACTTTGTTCTCATTCTTGATTAATAGTCGTTCTGCTGTAACTGCCGCCTCCCCCCGTATTGCCCTTGCTTCCCTCTTTGCGAAATCAGCTACATAACGATAGGATACACTCCTAAAATAAAAACACAGGCAGCCAGAAAGAAGGTACCGGCAGTTGCGAAGCACGACCCATCGGTTTCAAAGTTTTCCACAGCATCGTGAAAATACATATTGATGACCAGCCGAAGGTAGTACCACATTGACAGGATGCTGCTGACGATGCCGAGCACTGCAAGGGTTATTTCCCCTGCCGATATGGCACTGGTGATGATGTAGAATTTTCCCATAAATCCAGCTGTGGGGGGGATTCCGGCCATCGAGAGAAGAAAGACAGTGATGGCCGCAGCTGAATACGGCCGCACTTTGGCAAGCCCTTTAAAGTCATCAAAGGTCGATCTTCTCTCTCCGCTGCCCCCAAGGTAGGCAAGCGCGGCGAACATTCCCAGAGTGCCGGCGGCGTAGGCCGCCAGGTAATAGGCTATTACGCTGCCAGTGAATTGCTCGGTGTTTATGGCAACCAAGGCGATAAGCAGATAGCCGGAATGGACGATACCGGAGGCAGCCAGCATCCTTTTAAGATTGCTTTGGCCGATGGCGATAAGGTTGCCACCGAACATCGTGAATACGGAGACGTAAAAGAGAAATGTCACCCAGGTGCCGTGCAGTCCGCTGCTTTGGGCAAGGAGGTTGGCAAAAACGGTGAAGATTGCGGTTTTGAGAGCCGTGGCCATAAATCCAGTAACTGGGGTAGAGGCACCATCATAGACGTCGATAACCCAGGCATGGAAGGGGAAGGCGGCAGCTTTAAAAAGAAGTCCCACGATAATAAAGAAGACACCACCGAGGAGAAGAGGGGATGTTGCAGAATGGCTTAGGCAGTATGTTCCGATATCGATAAATTTGGTGCTCTTCACTCCACCATAAATGAGTGCCGACCCCATGGTAAAAAATGCGCCGGCAAAGGCCCCGAGCATGAGGTATTTGAGAACCGCCTCCGCCCCTTTGACATTGGCCCGGTCATATCCGACAAGGATATAGATTGCCAGGGACATAATCTCCAGAGCGATAAAACTGGTCATGAGCTCCTGAGACAAAGTGAGCAACAGCATGCCACAGGCTCCAAACATCATGACCGCGTAAAACTCCAGGGAGCAGAACAGGTTGACTTTGAAATAGGAGTGACTGGTCATTGCCGTAAAAAAACCGCAGGCAAGGATGATTAGTCCGGCCGCAGAGGTAAAGTCGCTCACCACTAACATACCGTTAAAGACATCACTGTAGGCAGCAGTCGCCGGACCTCCCCCAACCAGCAGCTGGACTAAAAATGCTACGGCAAATATACCCATGCTCAGATGGGCGGCCGTCTCAAGACGACTTTTTTCAAAAGCGGCAAGGAGCATCAAGAGGATGGCTCCTGTGCAGATGACGATCAGAGGGAGCAATGACAGAAAATCATTCATAATGGTCACAGAGCCTTAGTTCTTTTGATAATTGGGCGTTGAGGTCCGAGGCCTTGCTGTTGAAGCCAGGGCGTTAGGCGCGGTATTTGTGGCTGCTGCAATATGCTGCTGGACGGTGGGTTCAATCCTCTTAAGGAATGGTTGAGGGAAAATTCCCATTGCCAGGATAAGTAGAATCACCGGT
Proteins encoded in this region:
- the fsa gene encoding fructose-6-phosphate aldolase, encoding MKFFIDTANLEEIKKGVEMGMVDGVTTNPSLIARENKPFEEIIAEICKLVDGPVSAEVVSLQAEGMLEEARKLAKLAENIVIKIPMIVEGLKAVKKLSAEGIKTNVTLVFSAAQALLAAKAGATYVSPFVGRLDDIGNPGMELISDIVSIYDNYGYQSEIIVASVRSPQHVLDAALIGADIATIPFKVIAQLAKHPLTDIGIEQFLADWEKRKK
- a CDS encoding lytic transglycosylase domain-containing protein; this translates as MKNNLTERLHRHAFFQGLARLFVLAALSTIAVGPLEARGSMYICRGKSGAMNFTNAPVGSNCQIYSLTQDTGFSASFGSGGGGGGDSKMYDMDIHRIGRRYQVDPPLIKAIILAESDFDHRAVSRKGALGLMQLMPETARELRVGNPFNPRENIDGGTRYLRQLLDNFNGNLSLSLAAYNAGPGLVSRTGGVPDIPETQQYVTKVLKHYKEYKRVKGISPLLVKE
- a CDS encoding sulfurtransferase TusA family protein, which encodes MGEMQQALEKIQPAASLDVQGLNCPLPLLRIKKRLAKLAIGEVLLVVGAKPSSHLDIYGWCERVGHMYLGEKEEFGQLSFFIKRCS
- a CDS encoding NADH-quinone oxidoreductase subunit N, whose translation is MNDFLSLLPLIVICTGAILLMLLAAFEKSRLETAAHLSMGIFAVAFLVQLLVGGGPATAAYSDVFNGMLVVSDFTSAAGLIILACGFFTAMTSHSYFKVNLFCSLEFYAVMMFGACGMLLLTLSQELMTSFIALEIMSLAIYILVGYDRANVKGAEAVLKYLMLGAFAGAFFTMGSALIYGGVKSTKFIDIGTYCLSHSATSPLLLGGVFFIIVGLLFKAAAFPFHAWVIDVYDGASTPVTGFMATALKTAIFTVFANLLAQSSGLHGTWVTFLFYVSVFTMFGGNLIAIGQSNLKRMLAASGIVHSGYLLIALVAINTEQFTGSVIAYYLAAYAAGTLGMFAALAYLGGSGERRSTFDDFKGLAKVRPYSAAAITVFLLSMAGIPPTAGFMGKFYIITSAISAGEITLAVLGIVSSILSMWYYLRLVINMYFHDAVENFETDGSCFATAGTFFLAACVFILGVYPIVM